The Castanea sativa cultivar Marrone di Chiusa Pesio chromosome 11, ASM4071231v1 genome contains a region encoding:
- the LOC142614728 gene encoding thioredoxin-like protein Clot, translated as MPMKQLDATVSNFDTVFEKFRSEAPNNKANLILFLADKDPSTSLSWCPDCVRAEPVIYKKLETGADDVALLRAFVGDRPTWRNPQHPWRVDSRFKLTGVPTLIRWENDTIQGRLEDHEAHLENKIDALVAGK; from the exons ATGCCGATGAAGCAGTTGGACGCCACAGTATCAAACTTTGACACTGTGTTCGAGAAGTTCAGATCAGAAGCACCCAATAACAAAGCCAATCTCATTCTCTTCTTGGCTGACAAAGACCCTTCTACCTCTCTCAGCTGGTGCcctg ATTGTGTTAGAGCTGAACCTGTAATCTACAAGAAGCTGGAGACAGGAGCAGATGATGTGGCACTCTTGAGAGCTTTTGTTGGAGATAGACCAACATGGAGGAATCCCCAGCATCCATGGAGAGTAGACTCAAGGTTTAAGCTGACAGGAGTTCCAACACTAATCCGCTGGGAAAATGATACTATCCAAGGTCgccttgaagaccatgaagcacaccttgaaaacaaaattgatgCCCTTGTTGCTGGCAAATGA
- the LOC142618005 gene encoding small ribosomal subunit protein cS22 — protein MASISSLLSPPNNLLYNPTKPLISLAPKLHFQTPKKTHFQNLPSFTFSPLILSPKRSQVLFAVAEETQVDVSSEAARKLYIGNIPRTVDNAELTRIVEEHGAVEKAEVMYDKFSGRSRRFAFAIMKTVEDANAVVEKLNGTEIGGREIKVNITEKPLSTVESSLLQVEESQFVDSPHKVYVGNLAKTVTTEILEKYFSEKGKVLSAKVSRVPGTSKSSGFGFVTFSSDEDVETAIASFNNTLLEGQRIRVNKA, from the exons atggCTTCAATCTCATCCTTACTCTCTCCTCCCAATAATCTCCTTTACAACCCCACAAAACCCCTTATATCACTCGCACCAAAACTCCATTTCCAAACCCCCAAAAAAACCCATTTCCAAAACCTTCCCAGCTTCACTTTCTCACCTCTCATTCTCTCCCCCAAGCGCTCCCAAGTCCTCTTTGCCGTGGCTGAGGAGACCCAAGTTGATGTGTCCTCAGAGGCTGCAAGGAAGCTCTACATTGGCAACATTCCTAGGACTGTGGATAATGCTGAGCTCACCCGGATTGTCGAAGAGCATGGTGCTGTGGAGAAGGCTGAG gTGATGTATGATAAGTTCTCTGGAAGAAGCCGCCGATTTGCATTTGCTATAATGAAGACAGTTGAGGATGCAAATGCAGTAGTAGAGAAACTGAATGGAACT GAAATTGGAGGACGTGAGATCAAAGTAAACATAACAGAAAAGCCTTTGTCAACGGTAGAATCTTCACTTTTGCAAGTAGAGGAATCTCAATTTGTTGATAGCCCCCACAAAGTTTATGTAGGAAATCTTGCAAAGACAGTAACCACagaaattcttgaaaaatatttttctgaaAAGGGAAAGGTTCTTAGTGCAAAGGTTTCTCGGGTTCCAGGGACCTCAAAATCCAGTGGGTTCGGGTTTGTTACATTTTCTTCAGATGAAGATGTAGAAACTGCAATCGCATCTTTTAACAACACT TTGTTAGAAGGGCAACGAATTCGTGTAAATAAGGCGTAA
- the LOC142614468 gene encoding FT-interacting protein 3-like yields MAKPKEDFSLKQTKPNISGSKNTTGPLRPHDLVEQMQFMFVKILKAKDLVGPDGPDTCDPYVEIILGNCKGTTKIFEKKSSPEWNQVFAFKKERIQTTTLETVVRDKLNEVSDEMIGKVKFNIGDVPMRVQPDSPLAPQWYRLEDKNGVKLGAGELMLSVWMGTQADEAFSEAWISDAAESAGTAYTRSKIYHSPRLWYLRVNVIQGQDLVFRDKNRKNPEIFVRGTIGNLVLRSRSSPNKNENPMWNEDMMFVAAEPFEEPLVLSVEDKLNPNKEESVCLGRVVIPLQNVMKRVDNAPASARWYNLERPEIAGENKEQKEVTFASKLNARISLDGGYHVLDEATNYSSDLRSTVQLLWRPNIGLLELGILNATGLPVMKGKEKRTDAYCVAKYASKWVRTRTILDSLAPQWNEQFSWDVYDLCTVLTIGVFDNGHIQAGDMAGKAFHPRIGKVRIRLSTLESNRIYTYSYPLVVLQSSGVKKMGEIQLAVRFSCASFFDTLQNYTQPLLPKMHYLNPLSVYQLDSLRHQAAFITSLRLSRAEPPLRKEIVDYMLDVGSNMWSIRRAKANYDRILDLLSGIFALIKWFEQIRNWKSPAATMAFYFLFLVVVFVPKLTLSTIFLVLFLVGVWRCIKRPRHPPHLDAKLSHVDTTNEEELDEEFDPLPSKKTGEVLKRRYDRLRGIAGRMQVVLGDLATQGERVQSLLSWRDPRATMIFVCFCLVACFVTYVTPFRYVLILSMTYVLRHPRFRVGFPSVVQNFLRRLPARTDSML; encoded by the coding sequence ATGGCGAAGCCAAAAGAAGATTTCTCTCTCAAACAGACCAAACCAAACATCAGTGGCTCCAAAAACACGACTGGTCCATTGAGACCCCACGACCTCGTTGAGCAAATGCAGTTCATGTTCGTAAAGATTTTGAAAGCAAAGGATTTGGTAGGGCCTGATGGACCTGATACCTGTGATCCTTACGTGGAAATTATACTAGGAAACTGTAAGGGCACCACAAAGATCTTTGAGAAGAAGTCAAGCCCAGAATGGAACCAGGTCTTTGCTTTCAAAAAAGAGCGGATTCAGACAACTACTTTGGAGACTGTTGTCAGAGATAAGCTTAATGAAGTGAGTGATGAAATGATTGGTAAAGTCAAGTTCAATATTGGTGATGTTCCTATGCGTGTTCAGCCAGATAGTCCATTGGCGCCACAGTGGTATAGGTTGGAGGATAAGAATGGTGTGAAGCTTGGAGCAGGAGAGTTGATGTTGTCTGTCTGGATGGGGACTCAGGCAGATGAAGCTTTTTCTGAAGCATGGATTTCGGATGCTGCAGAATCTGCAGGTACAGCGTATACGAGGTCTAAGATATATCATTCACCTAGGCTATGGTATCTTAGAGTTAATGTAATTCAAGGTCAAGATTTGGTATTTAGAGATAAGAATAGGAAGAATCCGGAAATTTTTGTAAGGGGTACAATTGGGAATTTGGTGTTGAGAAGTAGGAGTTCACCAAATAAGAATGAGAATCCTATGTGGAATGAGGATATGATGTTTGTAGCAGCAGAACCATTTGAAGAACCTTTGGTTTTGAGTGTGGAGGATAAGCTGAATCCGAATAAGGAAGAGAGTGTGTGCTTGGGGAGGGTTGTGATTCCTTTACAAAATGTGATGAAGAGGGTGGACAATGCACCTGCAAGTGCTAGGTGGTATAATCTTGAGAGACCTGAAATTGCAGGGGAAAATAAAGAACAGAAGGAGGTGACATTTGCAAGTAAGCTTAATGCAAGGATTTCTTTGGATGGTGGTTATCATGTTCTTGATGAGGCTACTAACTATAGTAGTGATCTCAGGTCTACGGTACAGTTGTTGTGGAGGCCTAATATTGGGCTATTGGAATTGGGGATTTTGAATGCTACTGGTCTGCCAGTGATGAAGGGTAAAGAGAAGCGTACTGATGCCTATTGTGTAGCTAAATATGCGTCAAAATGGGTGCGGACAAGGACTATTCTTGATAGTTTGGCTCCACAGTGGAATGAACAATTTTCATGGGATGTTTATGATTTGTGTACTGTTTTGACAATTGGGGTGTTTGATAATGGTCACATACAGGCAGGGGATATGGCTGGAAAAGCATTTCATCCAAGGATTGGGAAGGTAAGAATTCGTTTATCCACTCTTGAAAGTAATCGGATTTACACTTACTCTTATCCACTTGTGGTCTTGCAATCTTCTGGGGTGAAGAAGATGGGAGAAATTCAGTTGGCTGTGAGATTTTCTTGTGCATCTTTTTTTGATACGCTTCAAAATTATACTCAACCTTTACTTCCCAAGATGCATTACCTTAATCCTCTATCTGTATATCAGCTTGATAGCTTGAGGCACCAAGCCGCTTTTATAACCTCGTTGAGGTTGAGCCGTGCTGAGCCACCTCTAAGGAAAGAAATTGTTGATTACATGTTAGATGTTGGATCAAATATGTGGAGCATACGGAGAGCAAAAGCAAATTATGACAGGATCTTAGATCTTTTGAGTGGTATTTTTGCATTAATCAAATGGTTTGAGCAGATACGCAATTGGAAGAGTCCTGCTGCAACAATGGCCTTTTATTTCCTGTTCTTGGTTGTGGTTTTTGTCCCAAAACTGACattgtctacaatatttttagtcCTCTTTCTAGTTGGGGTTTGGCGCTGCATAAAGAGGCCAAGGCATCCTCCTCACTTGGATGCCAAACTATCTCACGTTGATACAACAAATGAAGAAGAACTCGATGAAGAATTTGATCCATTACCATCTAAGAAAACAGGTGAAGTTTTGAAAAGGAGATATGATCGATTAAGAGGCATTGCTGGGAGGATGCAAGTGGTGCTTGGTGACTTGGCAACTCAAGGGGAGAGGGTGCAATCTCTTCTAAGTTGGCGAGATCCAAGAGCTACAATGATCTTTGTGTGTTTCTGCTTGGTAGCTTGCTTTGTGACATATGTCACTCCTTTTCGATACGTTCTCATTCTTTCCATGACTTATGTGCTAAGGCATCCAAGATTTCGTGTTGGCTTTCCTTCAGTGGTCCAAAACTTTCTAAGGAGGTTGCCTGCAAGAACAGATAGCATGCTTTGA
- the LOC142614519 gene encoding large ribosomal subunit protein eL6z-like, giving the protein MAPKQRTPKVSRNPDLVRGVGKYSRSKMYHKRGLWAIKAKNGGVFPRHDAQPKAPPPAAKAPKFYPADDVKKPLVNKRKPKPTKLRASITPGTVLIILSGRFMGKRVVFLKQLSSGLLLVTGPFKINGVPLRRVNQSYVIATSTKVDISGVNVDKFDDKYFAKEVQKKKKKGEGEFFEAENEEKNVLPQEKKEEQKAVDTALIKSIEAVPDLKTYLAARFSLKAGMKPHELKF; this is encoded by the exons ATGGCACCAAAGCAGAGGACCCCAAAGGTTAGCCGGAACCCAGATCTAGTTCGCGGGGTCGGCAAGTACTCCAGGTCCAAGATGTACCACAAGCGTGGCCTCTGGGCTATCAAGGCCAAAAACGGCGGCGTTTTCCCTCGCCATGACGCTCAGCCCAAGGCTCCTCCTCCGGCTGCCAAAGCTCCCAAGTTTTACCCAGCTGATGATGTGAAGAAGCCGCTCGTTAACAAGCGCAAACCCAAGCCCACCAAGCtcag GGCTAGTATTACTCCAGGAACTGTGTTGATCATTCTTTCTGGGAGGTTCATGGGAAAGAGAGTTGTTTTCCTGAAGCAGCTCTCATCTGGATTGCTTTTGGTCACTG GCCCATTCAAGATTAATGGTGTTCCGCTAAGACGTGTCAATCAGTCTTATGTGATTGCTACTTCCACTAAGGTTGACATCTCTGGAGTTAATGTGGATAAGTTTGATGACAAGTACTTCGCTAAGGAAgttcagaagaagaaaaagaagggagagggagagtttttTGAGGCTGAGAATGAG GAGAAAAATGTACTCCCACAAGAGAAAAAGGAGGAACAGAAGGCTGTGGATACAGCATTGATAAAATCCATCGAGGCAGTTCCAGACTTGAAGACCTACTTGGCTGCAAGGTTTTCTCTTAAGGCGGGCATGAAACCTCATGAGTTGAAATTTTAG
- the LOC142614518 gene encoding FT-interacting protein 1-like has protein sequence MFCCLKWNFFASEKSLRYLVRCYFLVASWRSKPSKKRKMKLVVEVVDANDLMPKDGEGSASSFVEVDFDSQLSRTKTVPKNLNPIWNQKLFFNFDETKNHHPAIEISVYNERRPIPGRNFLGRVRIPCSNIVKKGEEAYQRLQLERKWLFSSVKGEIGLKIYLSPESKPKSPSPSSPLKPAEAPHSSPPQPPEPRISISSLPPLPNTPPISENTNLISKTLAAVPKAEAPVVETPKAVTAEPLKETSTFAEVDNSNSFIAVAKSSGAKPAKRPKKEIVEPVEERVGTAQYIYKHQVLQQPGISMEKRPQGVPFNMHQTNPQGHQAQASHQAQASHQDDYNLKDTNPQLGERWPNSGAFGGRGWMNGERHTSTYDLVEQMFYLYVRVVKAKDLPPSVITGSCDPYVEVKLGNYKGKTRHFEKRLNPEWNQVFAFSKERVQSSVLEVFVKDKEMVGRDDYLGRVVFDLHEIPTRVPPDSPLAPQWYRLEDRRGHGKVRGEIMVAVWMGTQADEAFSEAWHSDAAAAYGEGVFNTRSKVYVSPKLWYLRVNVIEAQDVLPNDRNRLPDVFVKAQVGSQVLKTDVSETRTTNPLWNEDLIFVAAEPFEDQLIITVEDHVHYSKDELLGSISLPLDIFERRLDHRPVHSRWFNLEKYGFGILDADRRKELKFSSRIHLRVCLEGGYHVLDESTLYISDQRPTSRQLWKQPVGILEVGILSAQGLLPMKMKDGRGSTDAYCVAKYGQKWVRTRTILDTFNPKWNEQYTWEVYDPCTVITLGVFDNCHLGGGEKPNGGNAVRDSRIGKVRIRLSTLEAHKIYSHSYPLLVLQPNGVKKMGELQLSIRFTTLSLAHMVYIYGHPLLPKMHYLHPFTVNQVDNLRHQAMNIVAVRLGRAEPPLRKEVVEYMLDRDSHMWSMRRSKANFFRIMSLLSGMFSMSRWFSDVCNWKNPMTSVLVHILFLILIWYPELILPTLFLYMFFIGLWNYRFRPRHPPHMDTKVSWAEAVNPDELDEEFDTFPSSRPNDIVRLRYDRLRTVAGRIQTVVGDIATQGERIHSVLSWRDPRATSLFVLFCFCAAVVLYVTPFRAVALLAGLYYLRHPRFRSKLPSVPSNFFRRLPARTDSLL, from the coding sequence ATGTTCTGCTGTCTTAAATGGAACTTCTTTGCTTCTGAAAAGAGTTTGAGATATCTTGTGAGGTGCTACTTCCTTGTAGCTTCTTGGAGGAGCAAACCaagcaagaaaaggaaaatgaagcTAGTGGTAGAAGTAGTAGATGCTAATGATCTTATGCCCAAGGATGGTGAGGGATCAGCTAGTTCATTTGTTGAAGTTGATTTTGACAGTCAATTAAGCCGAACCAAAACTGTCCCAAAGAACCTCAACCCCATTTGGAACCAGaaacttttctttaattttgatgAAACCAAAAACCACCATCCAGCCATTGAAATTTCTGTTTACAATGAGAGAAGACCAATTCCCGGCAGAAACTTCCTTGGTCGAGTTAGAATTCCTTGCTCAAATATCGTGAAGAAAGGTGAGGAAGCTTATCAAAGACTCCAATTAGAAAGGAAGTGGTTATTCTCTTCTGTCAAAGGTGAGATTGGCCTAAAAATCTATCTTTCACCAgaatccaaaccaaaatctcCTTCCCCATCCTCTCCACTAAAACCAGCAGAAGCTCCTCATTCTAGTCCACCACAACCACCAGAACCCCGAATTTCTATTTCTAGCCTTCCACCTCTTCCTAATACTCCTCCCATTTCAGAAAATACAAATCTCATTAGCAAAACATTAGCTGCTGTTCCCAAAGCAGAAGCTCCTGTTGTTGAAACTCCAAAGGCTGTCACAGCAGAACCTCTGAAAGAAACTTCTACATTTGCTGAGGTAGACAATTCTAATTCCTTTATTGCAGTTGCCAAGTCAAGTGGTGCTAAGCCTGCTAAACGTCCAAAGAAGGAGATTGTGGAGCCTGTTGAAGAAAGAGTTGGCACAGCCcaatatatatacaaacacCAAGTTCTGCAGCAGCCTGGCATATCAATGGAGAAACGACCACAAGGTGTCCCATTCAACATGCACCAGACTAATCCACAAGGCCACCAGGCCCAGGCAAGTCACCAGGCCCAGGCAAGCCACCAAGACGACTACAATTTGAAGGACACCAATCCACAACTTGGTGAGCGGTGGCCAAATAGTGGAGCATTTGGTGGAAGAGGATGGATGAATGGTGAGAGACATACAAGTACTTATGACCTTGTTGAGCAGATGTTTTATCTATATGTTCGAGTTGTGAAAGCAAAAGATCTTCCTCCCAGTGTCATCACTGGTAGCTGTGATCCTTATGTGGAAGTCAAGCTGGGGAATTATAAAGGAAAAACAAGGCATTTTGAGAAGAGACTGAATCCAGAGTGGAATCAAGTCTTTGCTTTCTCAAAAGAACGTGTTCAGTCCTCAGTACTAGAAGTTTTTGTGAAGGATAAGGAAATGGTGGGAAGGGATGATTATCTTGGAAGGGTAGTTTTTGATTTGCATGAGATTCCAACCAGAGTTCCACCTGACAGTCCACTGGCTCCTCAGTGGTACCGATTGGAGGACCGGCGTGGACACGGAAAGGTAAGGGGTGAGATCATGGTTGCAGTTTGGATGGGAACACAAGCTGATGAAGCCTTCTCAGAGGCATGGCATTCTGATGCTGCTGCTGCTTATGGAGAGGGTGTTTTTAACACCCGTTCAAAGGTTTATGTATCCCCCAAACTGTGGTACCTGAGGGTGAATGTGATTGAAGCTCAGGATGTGCTGCCTAATGACAGAAACAGGCTCCCAGATGTTTTTGTCAAAGCCCAGGTTGGTAGTCAAGTGCTCAAAACCGATGTAAGTGAAACTCGCACTACTAATCCACTTTGGAATGaagatttaatttttgtggcagcTGAACCTTTTGAGGATCAGCTGATCATTACTGTTGAGGATCATGTGCACTATTCGAAAGACGAATTGTTGGGGAGCATTAGCCTACCACTGGACATATTTGAGAGGCGCCTGGACCACAGGCCAGTTCACTCACGATGGTTCAATCTTGAGAAATATGGTTTTGGAATCTTGGATGCTGACAGGCGGAAAGAGCTCAAGTTTTCAAGCAGAATTCACCTAAGAGTTTGTCTTGAAGGAGGATACCATGTACTTGATGAATCAACTCTCTACATAAGTGATCAAAGGCCAACATCAAGGCAATTGTGGAAACAGCCCGTTGGGATATTGGAAGTAGGCATTTTGAGTGCACAAGGGCTTCTCCCAATGAAGATGAAGGATGGCAGAGGGAGTACTGATGCTTACTGTGTAGCTAAGTATGGCCAAAAATGGGTTCGAACCAGAACAATCCTCGACACCTTCAATCCAAAATGGAATGAGCAATACACATGGGAAGTGTATGACCCCTGCACAGTGATCACGTTGGGTGTGTTTGACAACTGCCACTTGGGTGGAGGTGAGAAACCAAATGGTGGCAATGCAGTTCGGGATTCACGGATTGGAAAGGTACGTATTCGGCTATCAACACTGGAAGCTCATAAAATATATTCACATTCTTACCCACTTCTTGTTCTACAACCAAATGGGGTAAAGAAAATGGGAGAACTCCAACTATCAATTCGTTTCACTACCCTCTCTCTAGCTCATATGGTATATATTTATGGCCATCCCTTGCTTCCAAAAATGCATTACTTACATCCTTTCACAGTGAACCAAGTAGACAATTTAAGACACCAAGCAATGAATATTGTAGCTGTGAGGCTTGGTAGAGCTGAACCACCTCTCAGAAAAGAAGTGGTGGAGTACATGTTAGATAGAGATTCCCACATGTGGAGTATGAGAAGAAGCAAAGCTAACTTCTTTCGCATTATGTCACTTCTTTCGGGCATGTTCTCCATGAGCCGATGGTTTAGTGATGTTTGCAACTGGAAGAACCCTATGACATCAGTTCTGGTTCATATACTGTTTCTGATATTGATTTGGTACCCAGAGCTGATACTTCCAACTTTATTCCTCTACATGTTCTTCATTGGGTTATGGAACTATAGGTTCCGGCCAAGGCACCCTCCTCACATGGATACTAAAGTGTCATGGGCAGAGGCAGTAAACCCAGATGAACTTGATGAGGAATTTGACACATTTCCTTCCTCAAGGCCAAATGACATAGTTCGACTGAGGTATGATAGACTTAGAACTGTTGCAGGGAGGATTCAAACTGTTGTTGGTGACATAGCAACACAAGGGGAAAGAATTCATTCTGTACTAAGCTGGAGAGACCCAAGAGCAACAAGCCTTTTCGTATTGTTCTGCTTTTGTGCAGCTGTGGTGCTTTATGTGACACCATTCAGAGCAGTGGCACTGCTTGCAGGCTTGTATTACTTGCGGCACCCTAGGTTCCGGAGCAAGCTGCCTTCCGTACCCAGCAATTTCTTCAGGAGATTGCCAGCTCGAACAGATAGCTTACTCTAA